The window CCGGTCTGCTTCATCAATAACCATGACCTCCGCCTGCTTCAGGGTGTAAACCTTCTGTTTAAAGTAGTCGATGAGCCGACCTGGCGTCCCGATAAGAAGGTCCACCCCTTCGCTTAATTCCAAGCGCTGTTTCTGGTAATCAATCCCGCCATAGACCGCCAAGATCTTGAATGGGGTTCCCACACCCAGAATCTTCGCTTCTTCCATAATCTGTACAACCAGCTCTCTTGTCGGGGCGATCACGATTGCTCTGGGGGATGAAACTTTGGAACGGGGAGGTGGAGTGGCATTCAATAGACGTGTAAACAAGGCGATTAGAAAAGCGCCCGTTTTTCCGGTCCCGGTCTGGGCCTGTCCGGCAACATCCTTTCCAGCCAAGGTGAGAGGAAGGGTCTCCTCTTGAATCGGCGTGCAGACTTTAAAACCAAGTTTTTCAATCCCCTCAAGAACAGCCGGAGGAATCGGTAACATTCGAAATTCGGTTGACATATGAGGGCCATAGTACTCGGCAACGGCTTTAAAAGCAAATTTATCTCGAAATCAGGGCATGATCAAATGGGAAAAAGGGGGCGTTTGTTGTTTCCTGATGTGCAGATTTCTTCTATTTTATGGTAGACTTTGCCTCCTGAACGCGGAGACCGGCCATGCGGCTCGTGATCATTTTATTCATTTTTGGATCGATTACTGCGATCATTGCGAGAAGCAAGGGGCGTGATTTATTTCTTTGGTGGTTTTACGGTATCTTACTCTTCCCCTTCGCGCTTATTCACGCGATCATTCTCCAGAATAACACCGAAATACGAGACCCAATTCAGCGGAGACAGGGCCTCATAAAGTGCCCACACTGCGCGGAAATGATCAAGCTGGACGCGAAACAATGTCAATTTTGCGGTCGTAAAATCAATATCATTGATGTGTAAAAACCCGCTTAAGCGGAACGACTTCCCTGCTCAGTCAGCAGCTTATCCGCATCTTCCTGATTGCATCGGCCATACGGACCACACGCACAAGAACAGAAATGTCGTGGACCCTCAAGATATGCGCACCACCGAAAACAGAAATGGCAGCAGCAGCAGCAGTGCCCTCCAGCCGTTCTGATGGCGGAAGGTTCAAAACCTCCCCAATAAATGATTTCCGCGAAGGACCCAGCAATACCGGAACCCCCAGAGCAGAAAAGCAATCAAGGTGATGGATGATCTGCAAGTTATGTTTGACCGTCTTACCGAATCCGATTCCTGGATCAATGGCAATCCTGTTCCGTGGAATCCGATACCCTGATGCCTTTTTGACCCGCGCATTCAAAAATCCAAAAATTTCATCAATCAGATCACGATAATGCGGACGGCGTTGCATCGTTCGTGGCTTCCCTTTTGAGTGCATGATCACCAGACCGGCCCGGCTCTCTGCCGCGACAGAAAACATCTCCGGATCCCGTGTAAAACCACTCACATCATTAATAATCGAGACGCCCGAATCCACCGCACACCTTGCAAGTGCGGCCTTCGTGGTATCAATTGAAAGCGGAATCCGGAGCCGTGCAGTAAGCCCTTCTATAACGGGAATAACCCGCTGGCACTCCTCTTGAAGAGAAACAGGCGATGATCCCGGGCGTGTCGATTCCCCTCCGATATCAATAATGTCAGCACCCTCTTCTTCCATCTGAAGGGCGCGATCAATCGCTTTTGATCGACTGTCAAAAAGGCCACCATCTGAAAAGGAATCCGGAGTCACATTCAGGATTCCCATAATAAGCGGGTGTTTCCTGTAGTTTAA of the Candidatus Manganitrophaceae bacterium genome contains:
- the folP gene encoding dihydropteroate synthase, with protein sequence MRRIISKEEKAPFKKGAFSSFIPRRASGLWHCGKYRLNYRKHPLIMGILNVTPDSFSDGGLFDSRSKAIDRALQMEEEGADIIDIGGESTRPGSSPVSLQEECQRVIPVIEGLTARLRIPLSIDTTKAALARCAVDSGVSIINDVSGFTRDPEMFSVAAESRAGLVIMHSKGKPRTMQRRPHYRDLIDEIFGFLNARVKKASGYRIPRNRIAIDPGIGFGKTVKHNLQIIHHLDCFSALGVPVLLGPSRKSFIGEVLNLPPSERLEGTAAAAAISVFGGAHILRVHDISVLVRVVRMADAIRKMRISC